One stretch of Bombina bombina isolate aBomBom1 chromosome 7, aBomBom1.pri, whole genome shotgun sequence DNA includes these proteins:
- the LOC128636356 gene encoding putative nuclease HARBI1: MEMINLFCIAIQQRRKRRRFLELVQRYERRRRPRLFLPRIGLHTLSDREIVRRFRLNRGLIENLYLEIKDSIEPITYRTKAIPGMLKLLAVLYFLATGSFQAVTSLVVGMSQASFSSHLTVVLKALHQRIVNYVHIPETPEDWHRVKVQFYGIAGMTNILGAIDCTHVLVQPPKLGELPYRDRKRNHSLNIQVISDAKLKIMSIRSGFPGDSAYSCLPWLFTPVLNPRTPAQVRYNEAHTSTRCVIERTFGVLKSRFRCLDLSGGVLLYKPKKVSLIFLICCMLHNLALRMPDADISMLQVEYDDNVAPLEQIDASGVQARSDYIHALFEQ, encoded by the exons ATGGAGATGATCAATCTATTTTGCATTGCTATACAACAAAGACGCAAAAGAAGGAGATTTTTGGAGTTAGTTCAGCGTTATGAACGACGCAGAAGGCCAAGGTTATTTTTACCTAGAATAGGGTTACATACCCTGAGTGACAGGGAAATTGTTCGAAGATTCCGTTTGAATAGAGGTTTAATTGAGAATCTGTATCTGGAGATCAAAGACTCCATTGAACCTATAACTTATAGGACAAAGGCAATCCCTGGAATGTTAAAACTGCTGGCTGTCCTCTATTTCCTCGCCACAGGATCATTTCAGGCTGTAACAAGTTTAGTTGTGGGGATGAGCCAGGCTTCTTTTTCAAGTCATCTAACTGTAGTATTAAAAGCCTTACACCAACGGATAGTAAATTATGTACATATTCCGGAAACACCAGAGGATTGGCATCGTGTGAAGGTGCAGTTCTATGGGATTGCTGGGATGACAAACATTTTGGGTGCAATTGACTGTACCCATGTGTTAGTGCAGCCTCCAAAGTTAGGAGAATTGCCCTATCGTGACCGCAAGCGTAACCATTCTTTAAATATACAGGTCATCTCTGATGCCAAATTGAAGATTATGAGCATCCGGTCAGGATTCCCAG GAGATTCAGCCTATTCATGTCTCCCATGGCTTTTCACTCCTGTGCTGAACCCCAGAACTCCTGCGCAAGTGCGCTACAATGAGGCTCATACATCTACAAGATGTGTTATAGAGCGCACATTTGGCGTTTTGAAAAGCAGGTTTCGTTGTTTAGACCTCTCTGGGGGAGTACTTCTATACAAACCAAAGAAAGTATCCCTGATATTTCTCATATGTTGCATGCTCCACAACCTAGCATTACGCATGCCAGATGCTGATATTTCTATGTTACAAGTAGAGTATGATGACAATGTGGCACCTTTAGAGCAAATTGATGCAAGTGGAGTACAAGCTCGATCTGATTAcatccatgctctatttgaacaatga